A genomic window from Pyricularia oryzae 70-15 chromosome 7, whole genome shotgun sequence includes:
- a CDS encoding aspergillopepsin-F, with product MPSLKQTLTWAVAAAALAIATPVDTKVGTLSLNQEPNPKFEGKSGLHAMVKVFRKYGKPLPETLAAALANATASVTRRDGSAVTTPEAQDTEYLTPVQIGTPPVTLNLDFDTGSSDLWVFSSDLSASLRSGHSFYTPSKSSTSSKQSGQTWSIKYGDGSGASGNVYSDVVSIGGVKFASQAVETASKISTQFTQDTDNDGLVGLAFSSINTVSPKKQKTFFDNVKNSLTKPIIGVNLKAGAPGSYDFGFANTNSYTGSIAYVPVDSSQGFWSFTASGYSIGSSSSRTQLTGIADTGTTLLLLPPSVVNAYYKQVRGAVNDNSAGGFVFDCNANLPTFSFNVGSNTITIPGSIMNFAPVGDGSNNCFGGLQVDTGIGLSIFGDIALKAAYVVFDNSPSPRLGWANKNL from the coding sequence ATGCCTTCCCTCAAGCAGACCCTGACCTGGGccgtggccgccgccgctctgGCCATCGCCACCCCCGTCGACACCAAGGTCGGCACCCTCTCCCTTAACCAGGAGCCCAACCCGAAATTTGAAGGAAAGTCGGGTCTCCACGCCATGGTCAAGGTCTTCCGCAAGTATGGAAAGCCGCTCCCTGAGACCCTCGCGGCTGCTCTGGCCAACGCCACCGCTTCCGTCACCCGCCGCGACGGCAGCGCTGTCACCACCCCCGAGGCCCAAGACACCGAGTACCTCACTCCCGTTCAGATCGGTACCCCTCCCGTCACCCTTAACCTCGACTTCGACACAGGCTCTTCGGACCTGTGGGTCTTCAGCTCCGATCTGTCTGCCAGCCTCCGCTCCGGTCACTCTTTCTACACCCCCAGCAAGAGCAGCACCTCCTCCAAGCAATCTGGCCAGACCTGGAGCATCAAGTACGGTGACGGCAGCGGCGCCTCTGGTAACGTCTACAGCGACGTTGTCAGCATCGGCGGCGTCAAGTTCGCCAGCCAGGCCGTCGAGACTGCCTCCAAGATCTCGACCCAGTTCACCCAGGACACCGACAACGACGGTCTGGTCGGCCTTGCCTTCAGCTCCATCAACACCGTCTCGccgaagaagcaaaagaccTTCTTCGACAACGTCAAGAACAGCCTGACCAAGCCCATAATCGGTGTTAACCTGAAGGCCGGCGCCCCCGGCTCGTACGACTTTGGCTTTGCCAATACCAACAGCTACACCGGTTCCATCGCCTACGTCCCCGTCGACAGCTCGCAAGGCTTCTGGTCCTTCACCGCCAGCGGATACTCCATCGGCAGCAGCTCCAGCCGCACCCAGCTCACCGGCATTGCCGACACCGGCACCACCCTTCTCCTCCTTCCCCCCTCCGTCGTCAATGCCTACTACAAGCAGGTCCGTGGCGCCGTTAACGACAACAGCGCTGGCGGTTTCGTTTTCGACTGCAACGCCAACCTTCCCACCTTTTCGTTTAACGTTGGTAGCAACACCATCACCATCCCCGGCAGCATCATGAACTTCGCACCCGTTGGCGACGGCTCCAACAACTGCTTCGGCGGTCTTCAGGTCGACACTGGCATCGGTCTGTCCATCTTTGGTGACATTGCCCTCAAGGCTGCCTACGTTGTCTTTGACAACTCTCCCTCGCCCCGCCTGGGCTGGGCCAACAAGAACCTGTAA